A window from Mogibacterium neglectum encodes these proteins:
- a CDS encoding acetate--CoA ligase family protein → MIVKHPRDYVIDNLQYALNPKSIAVVGASRYSTKVGYKVVDGLKLWGYKGEIYPVNPRADKVNGLKAYPTVKDIPKEVDLAFLAVPAHIVKSVLEDCVAKKVKIVVIATSAFKEIGRGALQDDLTQYCRDNKLPLIGPNLVGMGSPYLDFNCGFIPYLPIKGPVAMISQSGANLLAALGSSQKDHYGMSFFVGLGNKADVDFCEFIAYAGRDKDTKCLAVYIEGLDSPDAFIEACQNVNKPIVTIKVGGSKIGEKAAFAHTASENAGTSDAFYDEVFKKAGAIRATTWEEFLDISMALGMQPPAKGDNIVMITNGGGSGLLSCDHFERRGMPMHELNEISPSLSDRIRAYMPMFGSPLNPVDISGTASPIQYKGAFTQAMRDPNVHGIIGSICPTAVTDVDAVTDLVIRIHDTYRHLGKPFIMECQGGNECQEAILKLRDHGIPAYATAEQAVNAMVALYQYGKINKG, encoded by the coding sequence ATGATTGTAAAACATCCTCGCGATTATGTGATAGATAATCTTCAGTATGCATTAAATCCTAAGTCTATCGCCGTTGTTGGCGCCAGTCGCTATTCGACAAAGGTAGGCTACAAAGTTGTAGACGGTCTCAAGCTGTGGGGTTACAAGGGAGAAATTTATCCTGTTAATCCACGTGCTGACAAAGTAAATGGACTTAAGGCGTATCCCACAGTTAAAGACATTCCTAAAGAAGTTGATTTGGCATTCCTTGCTGTTCCGGCGCATATTGTTAAGTCCGTATTAGAGGATTGTGTTGCCAAAAAGGTTAAAATTGTAGTCATCGCTACCAGTGCATTCAAGGAAATTGGTCGTGGTGCCCTACAAGATGATCTGACTCAATATTGCCGTGACAACAAATTACCTCTTATCGGTCCAAATTTAGTTGGAATGGGAAGCCCATATCTTGACTTCAATTGTGGATTTATCCCATACTTACCTATCAAGGGACCAGTTGCGATGATTTCACAGTCCGGTGCTAACTTACTTGCTGCTTTAGGGTCTTCACAGAAGGATCACTACGGCATGAGTTTCTTCGTCGGACTCGGCAATAAAGCCGATGTGGATTTCTGCGAGTTCATCGCATATGCGGGTAGAGACAAGGATACAAAGTGCCTTGCTGTGTATATTGAGGGGCTAGACAGTCCTGATGCTTTCATAGAAGCTTGTCAAAATGTAAATAAACCAATTGTCACCATAAAGGTTGGTGGTTCAAAGATTGGTGAGAAAGCTGCATTTGCACATACTGCTTCTGAAAATGCAGGAACATCGGATGCGTTCTATGACGAAGTTTTCAAGAAAGCGGGAGCGATTCGTGCAACAACATGGGAAGAATTCCTCGATATATCTATGGCACTTGGTATGCAACCACCTGCAAAAGGAGATAATATCGTAATGATTACAAACGGAGGAGGATCTGGGTTATTGAGTTGCGACCACTTCGAACGTAGAGGCATGCCTATGCATGAGCTGAACGAGATTTCACCAAGTCTATCTGACAGAATTCGTGCTTATATGCCTATGTTCGGTTCTCCATTGAACCCTGTTGATATTTCAGGAACAGCCTCACCAATTCAGTACAAAGGAGCCTTTACACAGGCTATGCGTGACCCTAACGTACACGGCATTATCGGTTCGATTTGCCCTACTGCCGTGACTGATGTGGATGCAGTTACTGATTTGGTTATCCGCATACATGATACCTATCGTCACCTCGGTAAACCGTTCATTATGGAATGCCAGGGCGGAAACGAGTGCCAGGAAGCCATCCTTAAACTAAGGGATCATGGCATCCCTGCGTATGCAACCGCAGAACAGGCTGTTAATGCGATGGTTGCTCTGTATCAATATGGAAAAATCAACAAAGGATAA